TTCCTGGCCAACCCACAATGTGCCGTGTGTCAGTTCTTTAGCAGACATATTTTTCGGTTTATAGGTTACCATTGTACCGGCCAAATTATACGTATTATTCTGTACCATTTCCATTCTTGTCTCTAATGGCTGTTGCCACCATGGATCAAATATGAGTCTATTTTGTTGTTTTAGATCGTTGTAGAGCGGTGTATTTGGGTATGGCCGTAATACGTTTAAGTTTAAGGCATCTACCCCAGAGTTTTTTGCCCATTCTAGTGTATTTTTAAAGATATCAGAATTATCTTGATCAAAACCAAAAACAATGGCAGCAATAATAAATACATTTCTTTTTTTTAGTTCATTAATTAATATGCTATATTCCCTGGTTTTAGATCCGCTTTTTCTAGTATGTTCCAAACTTGATTGCACTATAGAATCAAAACCTATAAAAACATACCTCATCCCCCCTGCTACCATTGCATCCAGCAATTCTGTGTCTCTCGCTGACATAATTGTCATTGCACAACCCCATCGGGCTTCTGGAAAATTTCGTCCAATCGCTAAAGAAAGGTCCTTAGTTTTCCGGTGCGAACTACAAAAGTTATCATCCACAAAAAACCAGGTCTGGAATTTTCTATAAAATTTTGGCAAAGTTTTAATTTCCAAAAGTACTTGATCAATCGATTTATGAATAACTTTGTCTGTGTATAAATTCGTACTGGCACAAAAAGAACATCGATATTGACATCCTCGGCTGAACTCAATAACACCTGGAAACATATATTTCATGGAGTGCTTATAGAGATGTCTATCCGGCAAAGGGGATTGCAGAAAATTACTGTTCTTCTTCGATTTGAACTGAAGACCGGGCAAGGTATTATAATCAAATAATCCCGATTCAAAACTTTTAATTACATTTTCCATATGCACTTCGGCCTCGCCGTGCACTGCAACATTGGTGTAATGAATAACTTCGTTTAAGCATGAAGAGACATGCGGGCCACCCATTACCACCGTAAATTTTAATTCATTAAAAACTTTGAATAGATGTTTGGCGTCATAAGCCAAAGGCGTTTTGACTGATATGAATATTATTGTATTTGACCTTGGAAGATTATCAATATAATCCATATCAATATGAGTACCTAACTCATCATATATTCTTACCGTACAATCAGACCTGATATCTCTAATCAAAGAAGCCAGTAATGGTAGAGTAATGGCCGCAATATGTAATTCCGGCACATCGTAAATTCCCCTTTTATTTATTGGTGTCGGATAACCTACATTAATTAAAATGGCGTGCTTAAGCTTAGTACCCTTAGCATTTGTCTTTCTTGGCGGCTTTGTTCCCTCTTCAAGTGGCAATGCATTTTTTCTCAATAATTTCATAGAATATATTCACTTATTCATTACTTTTTTATATACATGCCTACTATCCAATAATGTTGAAAAATAATCTTTCCTCCAGCCGAAGTTTACAAGGCTAAAACTCCCTGGATTTATACCATGCATAAGGATATTATCTTTTATTCGTGTTGCGATGGAACTCATGGAATAGAAATTACTCACTACATATTTGTACCCATCGTAGAGTTGATCAGCAGTCATTCTCTTTGGGTGAAAAACTACATGTTTTTCATCGTAATGTTCTAGTTTATAATCAAAGATTCTTCTCTCTTTTTCAAAACGATGGTGTAGTTTTGTTCCAGGATATGGCGTTAGAATTTTGATTGAAGCTGACACAAAATTGCATTTATATAAACCTTCCAGGGTTTCATCAAAAGTACTTTCGTCGTCGCCATCTAATCCAAGTACCAGGCCTGCATGTGCCATAATGCCACAGTCGCCTAGTTTTTTTACAATGTCCTTGTACCTTCCAATTTTGTTGAAACCCTTTCCTACATTATTTAGGCTTTTTTGTGAAAAGCTTTCTATACCGAGGTAAATTGCTTTACAACCACTTTTACCCATTTCATTTAAAAGAGAAGTATTTTCGGTCACTTTTGTAGTTGCTTCTGCAAACCAGGTTTTGTTTAAAGGTGTGAGTGCTTTAAAAAAATTTTCAGCATATACGATGTTATCTGTAGGGTTTTCATCCCATAGAATAAAGTATTTAGATTCCATTCTTTGAATATCATCAATCACGTCGAATATATTTCTGCTTTGTACGCCATCATACATTTCGGGAATAGTACAAAAAGAGCATTTGTATGAACAACCTCTCCGCGCAATAATAGAAAATATTTTGTATTTTTTTTTGTCGAATAATTCCCAGCGCATTTTATATTTAGGAATAGCGCGATATAATCGCCCATCATAAATATTTTTCAGATTACCGCTTTCAAAGTCGGATAATAAGTTAGTCCAAATGTTTTCAACACCGCCTCGCACTACCGCGTTAGCATAGGGCTTAATTGATTCCGGGGATAAACTTGCATGAGAGCCTCCAAAAATTACTGGTATATTGAATTTTTTATATTCATTGGCAATTTCTATACCTCTATTTGCAGTACATGCTTTTATTGAAATACCAACAAGGTCAGGTTTGGCATTGTGTTCGATTGCCGTAACATTTTCATCTTGAATATCAATATCCCAATTTTCTGGTGTAACGGAAGCAACAGTTGCCAGTTGTAATGGGATGATGTTGAAAATGTGTGCCATGCCAGAAGGTCTTTTTACATCATTTGGGATGGGATTTATTAACCGCAATATTTTTTTATTTTCCGCCATATCTATACAGTAAAATATATGTAGCCCATATCAATTAATTTTTTAGGGGCTGTCCTAGATAACTAGCCCATTTCATCCTTAACGACACACATCATGCCTCTGCTAAAAACAATTCATTTTGTACCTGATCCAGCAAGGAACACGCATCATCGAATTGTCGCGCAGTTTCAAGATACTGATTGGCACATTTAATGTCACCTTTCCGAGCTTCGGCAATTGCAAGATATGCAGCATTTATGGCATTATCACGAGGGTTTTCAGTGCCTTTCATCGCCTGCTTCAACAAGGTAATCCCTTCATTAAGTTCTCCCAATTCAATGAGTACAATGCCGCGCGTCCCCTTAAAGGTTGGAACCCAGGGACAACTTTTATACATTTGAGCGGAAAGCGTATCTGCTTCTTTCAACAATCCCTGAGGATCACACAACATGTTTGCATAGGCCAGATTATTCAATAACAGTGCGTGAAGCTGTTTATCGGTGGGATCATTTTGATCAAGGAGCTGCCTGAATATTGAACGAGCTTCTTCAACTTTACCCATGTTCAGGCAGGTAACTCCTAAACCATTTTTTAACAGAGGATTTTCCGGATACTGAGAGAGCCCTTGAAGATACGATTCTTTTGCTTTCTGAAATTGTTGCCTATAGAGGTACTCTAGCCCTTCATAGATATAGTAAAAAGGCAATAGTCGCTCGATCTCTATTTGGCGGAAAAAGGGCATTGTGAGTAAGGATAATCCGTCATTAGGAATTTTCCCTTGTGGTAATTTAAAATGACAGGGAATCAGATTAATGACCAGAATGCACGCATTCGCCACTATCAACCATCCAACCGGATTAAGTGACTGGGATAATGCTTGACTGAGGCTTGTTGATTGTGGGATTTGAAGCGCAATGAAGAGAAAGGCCACATTGACAATTGGCCCTGCGGCCACAATACAAAATTGCTTCAGACGATACCACTGTGATGAGTTGGCAAAACAAAATGTTAAACCATGAAAGGGGAGCTTCCGAACTTCATAGGAAAAGCCGAACATGGTTCCCGTCTTAATAATTCGCCCCCTCCCTATGATAATTTTAAATACTCGCCACCCTAACCATTTCGCAACAAAAGCATGGCCTAATTCGTGTGGTATGATCATTAGAAGTATACACAGCACAATAAAGAACAGATTTAGGATAAGCCAGCCTTCCTGCGGGTTTTGAACAACCAGAATAATTCCTAAAAACAGAAAGAACCCCCAACCCAACAAATAGGGTATCATCGAGGTTCCACGTTCGAGCCAACAGGCAGGGCAATAGGTTGTTTTTTTAAAGCGGAATGATCTTCTTGCTTTCAGAAACGCTTCGTCAAAATCAGATGTTACCCCACAAATACCACATGTAACGGCCATGAGTATGCGTTATTAGCCTCCCATATATAGATAAGTAGCGTGCGTATTGCCCACTAAATTACATATTGTGATGAGCTGTGCTCACCCCACAAAACCAGGTTATTTTTTAACGCTTATTTCGTTAAATTAACAGGTTGATTTGTTCAAACTCAAGATATCAGGATTAAACCGAACCGTTATATATTGATATATCAATAGGTTATAGAACCCCATTTGACTTCAAGGCGTTGTTATATGGCACGTCTCAACTACTTGGGTTGCGGCAGTCCGGAATCTCCGCAGGCCTTTTCCACCATCGGCGACAGAGCTTCGTAACGCCCTTGGAGTCGACCACCATCCTGCCAGAACGCCCAGTGTGATTCCAGGATCTGCCTCGCTTCCTCACAACGACCAAGTTCGAACAGCGTTCGCGCCCGATAGAAGCGGAGTTCGGGATTAATGGTCTGGCCGTCTGATTCTTGTAGTTCGAGTGCGCGATCAAATTGCCTGAGCGCGCTGTCGAATCGCTCGGTCCCAAAATAGGTGACGCCTAGCAGATAGTGTGCCTTGACGTTCGCATCATCTGCCGTGATTGCCTTTTTGAGGAGGGCGATGATCTCAGGGGCTTTAGATGGTCCCTCCCGGTACAACTCCTTCGCTTGGCGGTAGTAGGAGTCCGACTCTGTTGTAACGACGTGTTCCGACTTGTCGGAGTGCCGCCAGTACGTCACAGGTCGCTCCTGATTGGGCTTCGGCTCGTCTGCAGCAAGGGACACTCCAGGGCCAATTACACCCATTGCTAGAATCACCGCTCCCCGTCGTATTCTGTCCATATTGGCTTGCTCCTTGACGCATACTTCCGTGATATAATGATTAAACTAAGGGGCCGCTAGAGGGGGTATTGAAAAGAGCCCCTGCGGTCCCTTGCAGTGTGGGGTTATATAATCTACTCTGATTTTTGCAGCATATATCTAACAGAATTAAAAATAAAGCTCACTTCGTCTTCAATAGTTATTGGATACTTTTTTTCTTTCCAGCCACCAACAGGTTTTCCGCAATAATCGCAATCAACTACTTTGATAACAATTTCTGGCTGATTAGCACCAAATATTATTTTACCTTCATATTTGAAAAATCCCCCATCAGATGCTGAGTAGAAAAGCTTTCCATTTTTAATAGTTCGGGGGGATGCAGAAATTGTTGCGGCACCTCCTTTAATAGTTAATTTATGTTCGTGATACCACACCTCACTTTTATCGTGCGGCGATAAATCACCAATCTTTTTCCAACCTATATACGTACCATTGATAATTTCACTGGCGTTTAATGGTGATGCAATGCATACAAGTAAAAAAATTATGGAAATGATTACTTTTCTATTCATATTTTCACAGTATATCGCCGGATGTCACTTATCCAATTTATATCAAAAAAAAGCCCGAATCCGTTGCCGGTCCGGGCTTTCTGTTCTTTCCTTATTTTATTTCCTTTCCCATTTCTCTTTCCCCCCCTTTTCCTGGTTCAATCAGACCACTTATTTCGCGGTCTGGGTAGCAGTGTATTATGTTTAATCCTTTTCTACTTCTGATAATGACCGACTTAAAATATTCTGAATTCTCTTGTTCGCTTTTTCAAACTCAGTTGCCTGCATGTTGACTGGATATTTTTCTCGATGTTGAGCAATTTTGCCTAATAGCCATATTGCTCTAGACTTATCTTTTTCATTAGGGTACTCCTCTAACAAAACATCAATTGTAATGATTTGCCGATCCAAACGACCATTAATCATTTTTTTTAGAGCATCAAAATTACCTTCATCTAGATATTGCATGTCTCTGAATGTCATACGAGTTTCAACAATGGTTTTTTCCATAAAAGAAATAGTAAATAATTGCCCTAAATAGTTCTGTTTTGTACCCCAAAATACGCCACAAGCAAATATTGCAGCAGATATAAGTACAATACTTAAAATGAAAAGAAATTTTTTCAATGTATTATTCATCTTTTAAACATAACGCCACAGGAAGTGGGACCATCCAGTCAGTCTAAAGTTTTCTCTAATTCACCGCCAAAATGACGCATTCGCCCTCATATGATGTTACTTATCAAAAAAACCCGATACCGGTCCGGGCTTTCTGATTTTTCCTTATTTTATTTCCTTTTCCCATTTCTCTTTCCCCCGAGATATTGTTTATTCATTTATACATAAAGTAAATTTTTTTGTAAACATATAAAACCCTGTTGCAAGCTTATCAATTTCGGATTTCGGATGGGGGATTGCGGATTTTGAATATAAATCACAGGTTGTGGGTTGAAATGCACTATTTAACGATAGCTCTTCCAATCTTAAAGATGAGCCTCAATTTTTCCTCCCCCGCTTCTTCCATTAAATCAGTGAGAGATTTCTTAAGCTCTTTTTCGCCCCCTTTGAGATGATCGAACTCGAAAAGATCTTTAAGTTCAATATTTAAAGCCTTTGAAAGGTTCACCAGTTTGTCGATAGAGGGAAACTGTTTCCCCACCTCGATTCTGCTCAAATACTTTGAACTTATATCAGCACTCTCGGCTAACTGGTCCTGAGATACCCCGGCGCTCTGGCGCAACTCCTTTAACCTCATCCCGAATAATCTTTTCGTCTCTTTCATAAGGCCCTCCATTGACTTTTACATATCATCTTTCATTTAACGGAGACCTTGAACACACTCATTAGTATATTATCCTTGACTTTATCAACCTTTAAGATAGAATTATCAGCCATAGCGTTAGATTAACACTAAACATAACTATCACTTAAGTAGAATTTTCAGGGGAGGCGATATGGAATCATTCTTAATTGTCGATGACGACTCAAGATTATCAGCACTTTATAAGTTTTTGATCAGTGTAAAATTCGAGGGCGCCCTTATCAAGTGTGCAGGAAATGGTTTGGAAGGCTTGGAAAGGGCGGCTGAAAATGATTATTCACTGGTTATAGCAGATATCGAAATGCCCGAAATGAACGGCATCGACTTTTATAAAAACCTGAAAAAGGAATATCCCATTCTTGCCAAAAAAACCGTTTTTATCACCGGAAGTCCGAGCGGTACCCATCTTTCTTATTTTGAGCAGGAAAAACGCCCCTGGTTGCTGAAACCCTTTGATCCCTATGTTTTTTATGATTTCATTGAAGCGGCTTTCAGGGAGTGAAAGGGGGTGAATAAACAAATAAATGGGACATAACACTTAATTTAACTCTCTTTCTTTTTAATGTCGTAAGGCGGATAAGCCTGCGCCATCGGCCGCATGAAATAATTTCCTTCATTCTCCAGCTTGTATATCTTCATGGGTAGCGCTAATTTTACTATTAATCTTTGACAATAAAGGATTATTCGATAAGATTGATTTATAAATCCACTCAATATGATGAAATATAAATCCACTTTACAATCATCGGATCGTTTTCTGGGCTACTCTTTTCTTGCGCCGGCCTTGCTGGTGGTCTGTTTATTTGCACTTTATCCTGTTGCCGATACAGTCTGGTTAAGTTTTCATCGTGTTATCCTTACTGTGCCGGGGCTTGGTGAAAAATTCATTGGCCTTGATAATTACAAGGCCCTCTTCAAAGACCCGGCGCTTATCTCGTCTTATGGCGTAACGTTTGCCTTTGTTATTATTACAACAGCATTTGAACTGCTCTTCGGTCTCATTATCGCCCTTACTATAAATAAACATTTTCCCG
This DNA window, taken from Deltaproteobacteria bacterium, encodes the following:
- a CDS encoding B12-binding domain-containing radical SAM protein, with protein sequence MAENKKILRLINPIPNDVKRPSGMAHIFNIIPLQLATVASVTPENWDIDIQDENVTAIEHNAKPDLVGISIKACTANRGIEIANEYKKFNIPVIFGGSHASLSPESIKPYANAVVRGGVENIWTNLLSDFESGNLKNIYDGRLYRAIPKYKMRWELFDKKKYKIFSIIARRGCSYKCSFCTIPEMYDGVQSRNIFDVIDDIQRMESKYFILWDENPTDNIVYAENFFKALTPLNKTWFAEATTKVTENTSLLNEMGKSGCKAIYLGIESFSQKSLNNVGKGFNKIGRYKDIVKKLGDCGIMAHAGLVLGLDGDDESTFDETLEGLYKCNFVSASIKILTPYPGTKLHHRFEKERRIFDYKLEHYDEKHVVFHPKRMTADQLYDGYKYVVSNFYSMSSIATRIKDNILMHGINPGSFSLVNFGWRKDYFSTLLDSRHVYKKVMNK
- a CDS encoding tetratricopeptide repeat protein, which gives rise to MAVTCGICGVTSDFDEAFLKARRSFRFKKTTYCPACWLERGTSMIPYLLGWGFFLFLGIILVVQNPQEGWLILNLFFIVLCILLMIIPHELGHAFVAKWLGWRVFKIIIGRGRIIKTGTMFGFSYEVRKLPFHGLTFCFANSSQWYRLKQFCIVAAGPIVNVAFLFIALQIPQSTSLSQALSQSLNPVGWLIVANACILVINLIPCHFKLPQGKIPNDGLSLLTMPFFRQIEIERLLPFYYIYEGLEYLYRQQFQKAKESYLQGLSQYPENPLLKNGLGVTCLNMGKVEEARSIFRQLLDQNDPTDKQLHALLLNNLAYANMLCDPQGLLKEADTLSAQMYKSCPWVPTFKGTRGIVLIELGELNEGITLLKQAMKGTENPRDNAINAAYLAIAEARKGDIKCANQYLETARQFDDACSLLDQVQNELFLAEA
- a CDS encoding helix-turn-helix domain-containing protein — encoded protein: MKETKRLFGMRLKELRQSAGVSQDQLAESADISSKYLSRIEVGKQFPSIDKLVNLSKALNIELKDLFEFDHLKGGEKELKKSLTDLMEEAGEEKLRLIFKIGRAIVK
- a CDS encoding response regulator; the encoded protein is MESFLIVDDDSRLSALYKFLISVKFEGALIKCAGNGLEGLERAAENDYSLVIADIEMPEMNGIDFYKNLKKEYPILAKKTVFITGSPSGTHLSYFEQEKRPWLLKPFDPYVFYDFIEAAFRE
- a CDS encoding tetratricopeptide repeat protein yields the protein MDRIRRGAVILAMGVIGPGVSLAADEPKPNQERPVTYWRHSDKSEHVVTTESDSYYRQAKELYREGPSKAPEIIALLKKAITADDANVKAHYLLGVTYFGTERFDSALRQFDRALELQESDGQTINPELRFYRARTLFELGRCEEARQILESHWAFWQDGGRLQGRYEALSPMVEKACGDSGLPQPK
- a CDS encoding radical SAM protein, with amino-acid sequence MKLLRKNALPLEEGTKPPRKTNAKGTKLKHAILINVGYPTPINKRGIYDVPELHIAAITLPLLASLIRDIRSDCTVRIYDELGTHIDMDYIDNLPRSNTIIFISVKTPLAYDAKHLFKVFNELKFTVVMGGPHVSSCLNEVIHYTNVAVHGEAEVHMENVIKSFESGLFDYNTLPGLQFKSKKNSNFLQSPLPDRHLYKHSMKYMFPGVIEFSRGCQYRCSFCASTNLYTDKVIHKSIDQVLLEIKTLPKFYRKFQTWFFVDDNFCSSHRKTKDLSLAIGRNFPEARWGCAMTIMSARDTELLDAMVAGGMRYVFIGFDSIVQSSLEHTRKSGSKTREYSILINELKKRNVFIIAAIVFGFDQDNSDIFKNTLEWAKNSGVDALNLNVLRPYPNTPLYNDLKQQNRLIFDPWWQQPLETRMEMVQNNTYNLAGTMVTYKPKNMSAKELTHGTLWVGQEFYKPTIAIPRIIKNYSQITNFTIEAIMNYGYHNEYKSINELDIT